In Elusimicrobiaceae bacterium, one DNA window encodes the following:
- a CDS encoding Hsp20/alpha crystallin family protein codes for MANETLDDNMVEMRGSISGLVENFLNNCSAAAEPVWSPEVDVRETAGEFLVRAALPGVRKEDVETEIKENLLSITGKRVEQAAEGDTWLRREIPAGRFCRVFKIGARFKSEDIRAILKDGLLEIRIPKADGEKPNRIQID; via the coding sequence ATGGCAAACGAAACTCTTGATGATAATATGGTTGAAATGCGCGGCAGCATAAGCGGGCTGGTGGAAAACTTCCTTAATAATTGTTCAGCTGCGGCGGAACCGGTCTGGTCGCCGGAGGTTGATGTGCGGGAAACCGCCGGAGAATTTCTGGTCCGGGCGGCGCTTCCCGGCGTGAGGAAAGAGGATGTGGAAACCGAAATAAAAGAAAACCTGCTTTCCATTACGGGCAAACGCGTTGAGCAGGCCGCGGAGGGCGATACCTGGCTGCGGCGCGAAATTCCGGCCGGGCGGTTCTGTCGGGTTTTCAAGATCGGCGCGCGGTTCAAGTCTGAAGATATCAGGGCCATCCTTAAAGACGGGCTTCTGGAGATACGGATACCGAAGGCCGACGGAGAAAAACCGAACAGAATACAGATAGACTGA